The stretch of DNA AGAGCTTCTTTATATTTACCTTCCAATATAGAATTAGAAATTTTAAATATTGTATCATCTCTATAAAATCCTAAATTTTCTAAATCTTCTTCTGTAATGCTTTTATTTTGATTCTCTTTTAGAAAAATAACTCTTTCAATATGTCTTTTTATCTCTTCTCTATTAGAGCCGCATTTAAAATGAAGTAAATTTATTGCCTCTTTAGTTATAGAGAACCCCCTCTCTTCTACAAAATTCTTAATCCAGGTAGGAATATTTGAATCATAAAAACTTTTAAATTTTCCAGCCAAACTATTTTCAATCTTAAAGATATTTTCTTCTTTCTTAAAAATAAGGATTACAAAATTTGGTTTTAATCTTTCAGGTTTTTCTAAAGCTTTTTTTACTTCTTTTATTAAACTTCCTCCAATTGAATCTATATCATAAACTATTATTAACTTAGGGCCAAAGATATTTTTAATAGATAAGCTTTTCACTATTTCTTCTTTATCTTCAGGGAAAAACACTTCTATATTTTCTGGAAGAAAGTTTTTCTTTATGTAAGCCAAGACTTCCTTAATATCAAACTCGTCGCCGCAAATTTGAAGCAAATTAAAATTGAGTTTTTTATAAGAACTTATTAGGTCTTCTACAGTATTTTTGATTTCCATTAATTTAAATATAGCATTATTTCCCAGTAAGTCAAGACCTTTTATTGATGTGGGATATATCCTAAGTTAATTTTTGATTTTATCCTAATCTAAGTGTGTTTTGCTTAAAAAATGAAATAGGACTTGACTTTAGGATTTATTAATTGTAATTTTTAAAAATGTTTTTTTTAATTATTGCTAATTTTCTATTCGTTCCTATGGATAATGAGCAACAAGATCATTTGAAAGCGTATGGTCTTGTTTATAAAATTTTGCAGGAAGGGCTCACTGCCGAATGGTTCCTTAATTATAGAGGCGGAAGTTTTCTTCTTCCTGGACTTCAGGGGATAAAGAAAGAGGCAGATAAAAGAGGTATTTACACAATTTGGATGGAAGACGATGAGGTAAATGAGATTTACGCAATAATTGAAAGGGAGAATATGGAAAGGGTGAAATTAGAGAAAGCTCCTAAAGTTGCGGTTTATATCCCAGAGATAGAAGGGCCCTGGGATGATGCTGTAGCGCTTGTCCTTGAGTATGCTGAGATTCCTTATGATAGGGTTTGGGATGATGATATTCTCCAGGGGGCTTTAATAGAGTATGATTGGTTGCATCTCCATCATGAAGATTTTACAGGACAGTATGGTAAGTTTTACAGAAGTTATTCGGAAGCTCCTTGGTATAAGGAAGTGGTTAAGATTAATGAGATGAAAGCACGTTCTTTGGGATATTCTAAGGTTTGGAAAATGAAGCACGATGTTGCAATGAGAATAAAAGATTTTGTTTCGAAAGGAGGTTTTCTTTTTGCAATGTGTTCTGCTCCAATTACTCTTGATATCGCTCTTGCTTTTTATGGAGTAGACATTGTGCCTTCTCAAATTGATGGAGATGGGATCACTTCAGATTTTTATAAGAAAGCGAATTTTAATAATACTCTTTTTCTCAAAGATATAAAACTAATTACTTCTATTAATATATATGAACATTCGGATGTGGATATTACTCATCTTACTCTGCAGAGGGGAGAGGATAGTTATTTCTTTCTTAAAACTTTTATGGCTAAAAGAGACATAATCCCTGCAATTCTCACTCAAAATCACACAAATAAAATAAAAGAATTTCTTGGTCAAGATACAGGATTTAACAGAGAGAAGTTAAGAAGTGAAATAATAATTTTGGGTGAGCATCCAAATACAGAAGAAGTTAAGTATATTTATGGAGAATTTGGTAAAGGTAGTTTTTCTTTTCTTGGCGGGCATGATCCTGAGGATTATACTCACCTTGTAGGGGATCCCCCTACCTATTTAGAATTTCATAAGAATTCTCCAGGTTATCGGTTAATATTAAACAATCTACTTTTTCCTGCTGCAAGGAAAAAGAAACTCAAAACTTAACTTGAATGGATAATCTTATTTATTTTTATATTGAAGAACTCAAAAGAAGGAATTTTTCAGAGTTTACTGTAAAAAGTTATAAGATAGATCTTGAAGAGTTTAAGTCTTATTTGGAAAAGAATGGGAAAAAGGATTTTTCAGAGATGGACAAAAAAGATATTAGAGGTTTTATGGGAGAACTTCTATCTTATGGATATAAAAAATCCTCTGTTGCAAGGAAACTTTCTGCAATAAAATCTTTTTCAAAGTTTCTTGTTAGGAATAAAGCTTTGAAAGGAAATCCTTCTCTTTCGGTAAAAACCCCAAGAGTAGATAAGCCAATTCCTTCTTTTCTTTCTGAAGATGAAATGAAGAAAATTTTTGAAGAAATTCCTGAGAATGAACTTGATATTAGAAATAAGGCTATTCTTGAGTTGCTTTACGCTACAGGGATTAGAGCCTCTGAGTTGGTGGGTCTTGATCTTTCAATGTTTGATCCTAAAAGTAGATTAATTAGGGTTTATGGGAAGGGTAAAAAAGAGAGAATATTACCTCTTACCACATATGCTTTAATTGCTTTGGAAAAGTATATTTCAGAGGTTAGGGGATGGAAAGATGGTCCTCTTTTTTTGAGTAAATCTAAAAGGCGACTAACTCAGCGTGATCTACAAAGAATTGTAAAAAAAGCAATAATTAAGGTTGCAACTTTAAATCAAATGAGTCCTCATACGTTACGACACACTTTTGCAACCCATCTTTTAAATCGGGGAGCAAATCTCAGGGCTGTTCAGGAGCTTTTGGGACATCAATCTTTATCTACCACTCAGATTTATACCCATATGAGTTTAGAAAAGTTGAAAGAAGAGTATAAAAAGGCTCATCCAAGAGCATAATGTTACGAGAGATAATCGAGGTTGCAAAAAAAGCTGGGATTTTACTTAAGAATTATTTTGGTCTTTTGGATGGAGAAGATATTCAAAGGAAAAAAGAAGGGCATTTTGTTACAAAAGCAGATAAAGAATCCGAAGAATTTATTGTAAAAGAGTTGGTAAAGAAATTTCCGGGGGTTGGTATATGTTCAGAGGAAAGGGAGTTAATTCCTGGGAAAGGAACATTTTTCGTTGATCCTTTAGATGGAACTCATAATTTTATTCATAAAATATCTTATTTTTGTGTTTCTATTGCATATGTAGAAGGTTCGGAGATTAAAATTGGGGTTATTTATGCTCCTATTTTTAAAGAGCTCTTTTATGCCGAAAAAGGGAAAGGAGCATTCTTTAACGGGAGAAGAATTGAGCATTCTAAAGAGAAAGAAATTTCAAGAGCTTTAATTTCTATAAGTATTCCCTCTTCTGCTTATAATAGAAGGGAAGAAATTTTTAATTTTTTGAAAGAGCTGATTGTGCAGGTAAATTCTCTTAGAATGTTTGGCTCTGCTGCTCTTCAATTAGCAGATACAGCAAGAGGAAAAATTGATGGAAATTTAGGATTTTCTTTGTCTCCTTGGGATGTTAGCGCAGGGGTTTTGTTGGTAAGAGAAGCTGGAGGTTTGGTTACGAATGAAAAGGGTGGAAATGAAATTTCGGATGGAAATATTATTTCTGGAACTCCATATATACAAAAATTTTTACTTGACTTTATTAAGAATAAAGTTAATAAATAAACCATGCGTTTCTTAAAAGAAAAGATAAATTCAAGTATGCAATACATAGGAGAAATTTTTATACTTCTTTGGCAAACTTTTCTGAATGTAAAGGGTATATTTAGAAAGTTTGATTTGTTTATAGAGCAAGTGTTTTTCCAGGGTGTAAAATCAATCTCAATCGTTCTTTTTACTTCTCTTTTTATGGGGATGGTGACAGCCTATCAAGCTTATTATCAGGGGAAACAATATGCACCAGATGTTTATGTAGGAATGTTTGTTTGTAAAGCACTTTTTATTGAACTTGGTCCTCTAATCGTAGGGTTAATAATTGCAGGAAGAGTTTCCTCTTCAATAGCCGCAGAGATAGGTTCAATGAAGGTTACAGAGCAAATTGATGCCTTAGAAGCTTTTGCTATAAATCCTATTGAGCATCTTGTTGTTCCTAGGGTTTTTGCAGGAATTTTTATTTTACCAATCCTAACAATCATAGCAGAAGTTATTGGAATTTTTGGAGGGTGGATTCTTTCTTTAGTGAGTTTGAATATCTCAAGTGATGTTTATTGGAGAGGAGTCAGATTGAATTATTATCCTATTACTCTATATGGAGGGTTGATAAAATCTATGGTTTTTGGCTTGACTTTGACTTTAATGGGTTGTCACTATGGCCTTAAAACAGAAGGAGGAGCAGAAGGGGTTGGAGACTCTACAACGAAGGCGGTGATATCTTCAACGATTCTTATTCTCTTCCTTGATTATTTCGTTTCAAGATTGGTATTTAGATGAAGGAGGTTTTATGATAAAAAAAGAAAAAGCTATAAAAGTTGGAATATTCCTGACAATCGTTATTCTAATATTTGTCCTTGGGCAGCTTTGGCTTTTGAGTTTTAATGTTGGAAAAAGAGGTTATTATCTTCATATTTTTTATAATGATGTTAGCGGCCTAAAGGAAGGAGATCCTGTTAGGGTATATGGAATAACGAAAGGAAAGGTAGTAAATATGGAAATGAGGAAAGATGGGGTTATGGTTAAGGTTTGGCTTGAGAAAAGCATTGTGCTAAAGGAAGATGCGAGAGCTTCAATTCAGGATGTTGCAATGATAAGCGGAACAAAGACAATAGTTATGGATCCGGGAGTTTCTGATAATTTTTTTGACATCAGAGATACTTTAAAAGGAGAACCAAGTTTAGGGCT from candidate division WOR-3 bacterium encodes:
- the holA gene encoding DNA polymerase III subunit delta, coding for MEIKNTVEDLISSYKKLNFNLLQICGDEFDIKEVLAYIKKNFLPENIEVFFPEDKEEIVKSLSIKNIFGPKLIIVYDIDSIGGSLIKEVKKALEKPERLKPNFVILIFKKEENIFKIENSLAGKFKSFYDSNIPTWIKNFVEERGFSITKEAINLLHFKCGSNREEIKRHIERVIFLKENQNKSITEEDLENLGFYRDDTIFKISNSILEGKYKEALRYLVEYSDEIPLFHFVNRDLRRLLTIRANIDEKRKEEEIDFQRLNIHPYIFHKEYLPSARKLSYDFLESQFEKIMEGEYKIKNGWEEFSINFNFICEFQNGG
- a CDS encoding asparagine synthetase B → MFFLIIANFLFVPMDNEQQDHLKAYGLVYKILQEGLTAEWFLNYRGGSFLLPGLQGIKKEADKRGIYTIWMEDDEVNEIYAIIERENMERVKLEKAPKVAVYIPEIEGPWDDAVALVLEYAEIPYDRVWDDDILQGALIEYDWLHLHHEDFTGQYGKFYRSYSEAPWYKEVVKINEMKARSLGYSKVWKMKHDVAMRIKDFVSKGGFLFAMCSAPITLDIALAFYGVDIVPSQIDGDGITSDFYKKANFNNTLFLKDIKLITSINIYEHSDVDITHLTLQRGEDSYFFLKTFMAKRDIIPAILTQNHTNKIKEFLGQDTGFNREKLRSEIIILGEHPNTEEVKYIYGEFGKGSFSFLGGHDPEDYTHLVGDPPTYLEFHKNSPGYRLILNNLLFPAARKKKLKT
- the xerA gene encoding site-specific tyrosine recombinase/integron integrase, with the protein product MDNLIYFYIEELKRRNFSEFTVKSYKIDLEEFKSYLEKNGKKDFSEMDKKDIRGFMGELLSYGYKKSSVARKLSAIKSFSKFLVRNKALKGNPSLSVKTPRVDKPIPSFLSEDEMKKIFEEIPENELDIRNKAILELLYATGIRASELVGLDLSMFDPKSRLIRVYGKGKKERILPLTTYALIALEKYISEVRGWKDGPLFLSKSKRRLTQRDLQRIVKKAIIKVATLNQMSPHTLRHTFATHLLNRGANLRAVQELLGHQSLSTTQIYTHMSLEKLKEEYKKAHPRA
- a CDS encoding inositol monophosphatase family protein; this encodes MLREIIEVAKKAGILLKNYFGLLDGEDIQRKKEGHFVTKADKESEEFIVKELVKKFPGVGICSEERELIPGKGTFFVDPLDGTHNFIHKISYFCVSIAYVEGSEIKIGVIYAPIFKELFYAEKGKGAFFNGRRIEHSKEKEISRALISISIPSSAYNRREEIFNFLKELIVQVNSLRMFGSAALQLADTARGKIDGNLGFSLSPWDVSAGVLLVREAGGLVTNEKGGNEISDGNIISGTPYIQKFLLDFIKNKVNK
- a CDS encoding ABC transporter permease; this translates as MRFLKEKINSSMQYIGEIFILLWQTFLNVKGIFRKFDLFIEQVFFQGVKSISIVLFTSLFMGMVTAYQAYYQGKQYAPDVYVGMFVCKALFIELGPLIVGLIIAGRVSSSIAAEIGSMKVTEQIDALEAFAINPIEHLVVPRVFAGIFILPILTIIAEVIGIFGGWILSLVSLNISSDVYWRGVRLNYYPITLYGGLIKSMVFGLTLTLMGCHYGLKTEGGAEGVGDSTTKAVISSTILILFLDYFVSRLVFR